The genomic stretch CTCGCGTCGGGCAGCAGGGTCTCGTACACGACCCCGGCGGCGAAGGCACCGTAGCCGGTGTGGGCGTCGACCTTGCTGTCTTCCTCCGCATCGGTCTTCAGGAGCAGCGCGAGCTTGCCGGCGGTGCCGGACGCGGGGCCGCACAGGTACGCGGGCGCGCCCACGTCGGTGACGGGTTCGATCACGGTGCCGGCGGGGATGCGGCGCTTGCCGGCCACGCCGTACTTCGCGTCCGTGAACTTGGAGAAGTCGATCTGAACACCGGTGCCGAAGGTGTTCATGGTGGCCCGGTCGGCCACGAAGGCCGGGAGGCCATACGTCTTGAGGGTCATGCGGTTCCTCCAGTGGGGGGAGTGGGATTGGCGGCGGCCTGCCGGGCGGCGAGCACCTGCGCGGCATACCCGGTGACGCCAGTGCTGGAATTGGTGGTGCCGGCCCCGGCCTGGGGCGTGACGACGGTGCCCTGGTTCTGCTGCGACCCGCCCTGCGGGAACAGCGACGGGACGTAGTCGGCCCAGTGCTGGTCGGCGTAGGCGCGGAGTTCGCCCAGATCCTTGCCGCCTTTGTCGAAGACGTGCACGGCCTTCTTGTCCCCCTCACCCTGCACCTTCGCGGTCAGTTCATCAAGGTTCAGCCGCTCCGTGAGCACGCTGGTCTTGGCCTTGACCACGTCGGCGACGGCCGCGATCTCCGCGCTGCGCTTGAGGGTGTCCCGTTCGGTGACGGCGGCCTTGCCGGTCTCCAGTTCGGTCTTGAGGGTCTCAGGCTTGCCCAGGGCCACGTAGGCGTCATACGCCTTGGCCTCGTCGGCGGTGAGCACGCGGCTGCCCTCGGGGGTCTGGCGCTGGCGCAGCTTGTGGGCGTCGGCTTCCAGGTCGATGACCTTCTGCACGAGCTTGTCCACGGCGGCGTCGGCCAGTTCGCCCTTGCGTTTGGCGCGCCACTCGGCGTCTGTCAGGCGCAGATGGTCTGTGCCGCCGGTCTGGGCAGAGGAAGTGGTGGTCGCGCCTTGCGCGGTGGTGTCGGCGGCAGCCCCTTGGGTCATACAGGCAGTGTCGTGGCGGGCGTGACACCCACGCGGGGCTCAGTCCTCGCCCACGGCCCGCCGGACGGCCTCGCGCAGCGCCGCCTCTTCCCGCGCCGCTGCCTGGAGCTGCCCCAGGCGATCACTGACCCACTCGAAGGGCGTGTGCCAGGTGTTGATTGAGGCGCACAGGTCACCGTTCTCGTCGCGCAGGAGGTAGCAGTGGCGCGGCTTGCTGTCCTGGTACGCCACGAAGCTGGAGAGCACGGTGAAGGTGCCGTGCCAGCCGGGCAGTTGCACGACGGTGCCGGGCCGGGTCGGGGTGTGGGGGTGCGTGGCGAGGCGTTCGGGTTCCATGGCCCAGGCTGCGGCGGTGGGTGACAACCGCGCTCAGGCCGCGCGGGGCAGGGCAGCCGGCACGACCGGCACGGCGCGGCAGCGGCACCGGATTTCTTTACCTGGGTAGATCCCGTCCGGCTCCCCGCTCCAGCGGCGGCGCACGCCCCGGCGGCCCAGGCGATCGAGCACCCGGTGCCGGTCGCGCACCTTCTGGTCGTGCTGGCTGCGCCACACGTACTCGGTGATGCCCATGTCGCGCTGCCGAAGACGGTCGGCGGTGGCCGCAGCGGTGAGCAGCTGATCCGTCGCAATCAGCACCGCCCGGTTGCGGCTGACCTTCAGGCGGGCCTGCAGCAGGTCAGCCGCCTGCTCTGAATTCAGCCCCGTGCGGATCGCCTGGCGGGTCACCCGCGCCACGTCGCTCCGGAAGCGCCGCTGTTCCTTCGCCCAGTACGTGTTCATGTCGCGGCGGGCGACAGACACGGCGCGGGCCTGCACCTCGCGGGGATCGTTGAAGCTGAACTGCGGATTCTGGAGCCGGATCAGTTCGTCGAGCGACTGCACGCGGCCCCGCACGGCGCTCCGGACGATCCGCTCGGCCTGGGCGGGCGGCAGCTTCAGTTCCTTCACGGCAATGTCCAGCGCTTTCAAGACCAGGTCAGTGCGGGCCCTGGCGCTGCGGGTGTCGGGCGCGTCGAGGGCCTCGCGCAGCTGGCGGGTCACGTCGGCCAGCGACACGGCCCGGTACTGGCGCACGACCGCCCGCAGCATGGTGCTCATATGCCGCTGCTCGCGCAGGGCGGCGAGATCCAGCACGCGCAGCAGTTCGGTCAGGCGCAGGTCGGCCATGGGGATGCCCGGCCGTCAGCGGCGGAACGCCTCGATATCCGTGTCCGCGTGGCGCAGCGCCCCCCGTTCCAGCTCCGCCACGGTGTTCAGCAGGAGGGTTTTCAGCTCCTCGCCATAGCCAAAGCGGGCCGCGTTCAGATCGATGCTCCTGCGGATATCGCCTGTGGCGTGGCGCTTGGTGGCGGCCATCCAGTCGCACAGCATCTCCACGACCTGAATCAGCGTCATGCCCTGCACGCCGTCCGGGTGATGTTCCGGGTGATGGTCGTTGTGCGCGTAGTGGTGGGTCAGCGCTGTGCCCATCTCAGCCAAGCTGGCCTTGTACGCCTCGCTGCCGTATTCCAGTTCCCGCAGGCGGGGCGTCACGCGGTCGAACACCTCGACCTCAGGGCTGGCCAGCTTGCTCAGGTCGTGGGCGTGGGCCCGGCGCGTCAGGTCAGCCGCCACGGCGAGGAGCAGGCCGCGCACCTCGGTGATGTGGGCGTAGGTGTCCGGGCGGGAATCGTATGTCGTCATGGGCAGACCTTGCAGTGGGGGCATGTCATCCGGTCTCAGCCTCCAGATCGTCGTTGCCGTCGTCCGGCAGATTGTCCTGTGCGTCTGTGCCGCCCGGTTCGCTCCCCGTCTCCATCAGGTCGATGGCCTTCTGGGCGGCCACGTCCGCGTCGGCGATGCCCAGCGCTGGGAACGCCAGCTGGAGCGCCCGCGTGGCGATCCACGGCGCGGGGGCGGCCTCGCACAGGCGCAGGGCGATGGCGGGGGTGATGCCCTCGGAGGCGCGGGTGTCGCGCTCGGCCTGCACGTCCTCCACCCCGACGCGCTGGAGGAAGGTCTCCTCACTGATGCTGCCGGTCTGGTGGAGCTTCAGGGCGGTCTCGACCTCGGCCGGGGTGGGCTGCACGGCGCTCGCGCGGGCCTGCACCCGCACCCGCAGATCCTGGGCCGCGCCCGCCTGCCCACTCAGGTGCAGCGCCAGTGCCAGGACGGTGCTCAGCAGCCAGCGCAGCAGCGCCTCCAGCTGGATGCGCGTGGTCTCCAGGCCGGAGAGGAAGTCATTCACCGCCTGCTGGCGGCTGATGCCGTTCGCGGCCGCGTCCCCGGTGATCAGCACGTGCAGCTGCTGGGCCTCGTCGTAGATCAGTTCCCGCGCGGTGTTCAGCGAGTCCTGGAACACGGCGAAGGGCGTCGGATCCTTGTAGACGATGCTGGGCGTGCTGACGCCACCGGGCACCATCTTGCCGGTGTCGGGGTCGGGCTTCAGGATCGGGAACCCGGTGACGTAGTTCACGACGCCCGCGCCGCGCAGGTGGGGCCGGGGGGCCTTCCAGACCTTCCGGCCGGTGCCAGGCTCAGTGACGTACTCGCCCTCGGGCATCTGGGCGTTGAGCAGGGTCGTCTCCGTGAACCCGCCCAGGTCGATGTTGCGGCTGCCCATGGTCAGGGTCTTGTCCAGCCAGCGGCTCAGGCGGCGGATCGAGTCGGTGACCAGGGGCGTCAGGCGCAGCTCGTACAGCAGCAGGTCGGGCACCGGGTACTCGACCGCCGGGCGGCCGTCGGCGTCGGTGCCGGCGGGCAGCAGATCCGGGTGCAGCACGGTCTTCCCACCGACCCGCTCGTGCACCTCGGAGTGCGGGCGGCCGCCGTCGTCCGTCCAGGTGTGCACGGCCCCGGTCACGCGGCCGTCGGTGTCGCGGGTGACCGCGCTCTGCGCCCACGCTGGCGCGTGCACGCTCAGCTTCTTCATGACGTCGGCCAGGGGCGTGCCCGAGCGGATGCCGCGCTGCGGCCGCCCGTCGGCGTCGGGGGCCAGGTCGTCGAGGGCGTCCGCGCTGATGAACAGCCGCAGGTGGCCACTGCCGCTCCACAGGGCGGTGTCGAGGGCCTGCTGCACGGCGGGCCACGCGCCGCTCTCGTCCCACCACTCGGTCAGCGCCGCGGAGTAGGCGTCGATGCGGCCCTGTTCGTCGGCGGTCGGCTTTTCAGCCTTTTTCAGGCCCCGGCGGGGGCTGAGCGTCCACAGGGGCTCGCGCCCGGCGATGCCGTTGCGGTGGCGGATCACCACGTCGCGCAGGAGGTTCCGGGAGACGAAGGTGCGCTGGATCTCGCCCGTGACCAGGCCGGTGAGCTCGCCGTCGGCGGCGTTGCGGGGTAGCGGGCCACTCCACCCCGCGCCCCCGGCCCAGTGGTCGCCGGCGAACAGGGTGGCGGTGAGCGTCAGGGTGGCGTCCCCGGCGCGTTTGCTGACGAGTCCCTGGCCCTGCTTCAGGACACGCGCGGCCGGTGCCGGGGCATAGGACGCGGGCAGGGTGAGGGTCATACGGGCAGTGTGGCCGCGTGGGTGACACGGAAAAACCGCCCCGGAGGGCGGCCAGGATCAGCACTCAGGTGTCGGCTACTCGGCCTTCGTGAAGTCCACGTAGTACTCGGCACCCTGTTCGAACGCCGCCATCGCCTGGGGGTTCAGGATGTTCAGGTTGATGCTGCCGGCAGGCGTGTACCGGAAGAACGCCTCGTTTTCCTCGCTGCCAGCGTGCACGGCCTGGAGCGAGACGTTGCCGGTACCGTCGGTGCCTTCCGTCTTGCCGACGACCTTGAACTTCGCACGGGTTCGTTCCATAGGAGTCTCCTTTCGGCCAGCGCTGGCGCTGACCTTCACGGGACAGCGTGGCCGCGTGGGTGACACTCAGGGCCGCTCGCCCAGGCCATAGCCCCCGCCCGCTGGAGGCCGCGCCGGTTCGAGGTCGGGCGGCGGCGCGAAGGCGTACATGATCGCCTCGGCGAAGTCGGGGCTGATGCTGCCCTCGCCGTACTTGTTCACGACGATCTTGTCGGTGGTGCCGGTCTTCTTGTAGGTGGGCTGAGACAGCTGCGCGATGACCTTCTGCACGTCCGGGTGATCCTTCAGGGCCGCGAGGCTGATGCACTCGTCGTCCGGGATCGCCTCGCCCTTCACCACCCGCCGGAACGTCGCCTGGAAGCGCAGGCGCAGCCGCCACCACAGTTCGGCCGCGTAGTTGTCGAAGCGCTGCCGGGCAGTGAGCTCCGGCCGGTCGCCGTACTCGGTCGCGCTGGGCTTCTGGGAGTTCGCCAGTCCCTCGATGTGAAACG from Deinococcus sp. AB2017081 encodes the following:
- a CDS encoding minor capsid protein, whose amino-acid sequence is MADLRLTELLRVLDLAALREQRHMSTMLRAVVRQYRAVSLADVTRQLREALDAPDTRSARARTDLVLKALDIAVKELKLPPAQAERIVRSAVRGRVQSLDELIRLQNPQFSFNDPREVQARAVSVARRDMNTYWAKEQRRFRSDVARVTRQAIRTGLNSEQAADLLQARLKVSRNRAVLIATDQLLTAAATADRLRQRDMGITEYVWRSQHDQKVRDRHRVLDRLGRRGVRRRWSGEPDGIYPGKEIRCRCRAVPVVPAALPRAA
- a CDS encoding DUF5662 family protein; the protein is MTTYDSRPDTYAHITEVRGLLLAVAADLTRRAHAHDLSKLASPEVEVFDRVTPRLRELEYGSEAYKASLAEMGTALTHHYAHNDHHPEHHPDGVQGMTLIQVVEMLCDWMAATKRHATGDIRRSIDLNAARFGYGEELKTLLLNTVAELERGALRHADTDIEAFRR